A single window of Rubripirellula lacrimiformis DNA harbors:
- a CDS encoding ABC transporter ATP-binding protein: protein MIKTVDLTKKYGDAFAIKSIDLDLQAGDLFGFIGPNGAGKTTTMRIIATLLEPSWGEAYVCNHSVHTAPKEIRRLVGYMPDFFGVYDDMTVVEYLEFFAASYRIKGEARRKRVDEMLDVVDLDFKRDAYANTLSRGQTQRLGLARTLLHDPQVLLLDEPLSGLDPRARIEMRNLLRKLGAMGKTIIVSSHILPELADVCNKVGIIDKGELKQNATKAEVIRMVREHTVLVIQPQDREKMSAIDELLRKHEKVQGCEMGDDALRIILKSGVTDYSDLPRLLMQNDIDLRRFSEEELDLESAFMALTKGTSNRM from the coding sequence GTGATCAAGACTGTCGACCTGACGAAAAAGTACGGCGATGCATTCGCCATCAAATCCATCGACCTGGACCTGCAAGCCGGCGACCTGTTCGGATTCATTGGTCCCAACGGTGCTGGCAAGACCACGACCATGCGGATCATCGCAACGTTGCTGGAACCCAGCTGGGGTGAAGCCTACGTTTGCAACCATAGCGTGCACACGGCGCCCAAAGAAATTCGCCGGCTGGTGGGCTACATGCCCGACTTCTTTGGTGTCTACGACGATATGACGGTCGTCGAATACTTGGAATTTTTTGCGGCGTCGTATCGCATCAAAGGTGAGGCGCGACGCAAACGCGTGGACGAGATGCTGGACGTGGTCGACCTGGATTTCAAACGCGACGCGTACGCCAACACTCTGTCGCGCGGCCAAACGCAGCGACTAGGGCTGGCCCGTACGCTGCTTCACGACCCTCAGGTCCTGTTGTTGGACGAACCGCTTTCCGGGTTGGATCCACGCGCTCGGATCGAAATGCGAAACCTGCTTCGCAAACTCGGGGCGATGGGAAAAACGATCATCGTCAGCAGCCACATTCTGCCGGAACTGGCCGATGTCTGTAACAAGGTCGGGATCATCGACAAGGGCGAACTGAAACAGAACGCCACCAAGGCAGAAGTGATCCGCATGGTTCGCGAACACACCGTGCTGGTCATTCAACCACAAGATCGCGAAAAGATGTCCGCGATCGACGAACTGCTTCGCAAGCACGAAAAAGTGCAGGGCTGCGAAATGGGCGACGACGCGTTGCGAATCATCCTGAAGAGCGGCGTTACGGACTACAGCGATTTGCCCAGGCTGTTGATGCAAAACGACATCGATCTGCGTCGATTCAGCGAAGAAGAACTGGACCTGGAATCCGCCTTCATGGCGCTGACCAAGGGCACCAGCAACCGGATGTAG
- a CDS encoding ArsR/SmtB family transcription factor encodes MSTPDAPDELQCAAYLKALADPLRLQIVRGLQAGPLSVSDIALLLEQEIGTVSHHLRVLFHAGVVTTQRDGKFIYYSLTTGLLPGRGSSQRSSLDFGCCRLELQPTTKSP; translated from the coding sequence ATGAGTACACCTGATGCACCCGACGAACTGCAATGCGCAGCCTACTTGAAGGCGCTAGCTGATCCGCTTCGGTTGCAGATTGTCCGCGGCCTGCAAGCGGGGCCGCTAAGCGTTTCCGATATCGCCCTGTTGTTGGAACAGGAGATCGGAACGGTATCGCACCACTTGCGTGTGTTGTTTCATGCCGGGGTGGTCACGACGCAGCGTGATGGAAAGTTCATCTACTATTCGTTGACGACCGGCCTATTGCCCGGCCGCGGATCGTCCCAGCGCAGTTCGCTAGACTTCGGCTGCTGTCGTCTCGAGTTGCAGCCAACAACGAAGTCCCCGTGA
- a CDS encoding alpha/beta hydrolase family protein has protein sequence MTNEFGAVISQTAPLEKKMHLRSIARATSFVMTIVIATTLAIPIGLAQTDTAQVAPVAEHIETWKGTLNLGAKLELGLKVYRQNDGTLSAKLDSYTQNALGIPVEFSRDGDKYKVSNKALGLEYEAQRSADKSMLKGVFKQGPVTTDLEFEKTDLNYEVKQNRPQTPTTPYPYDSSDVTFENKKHDLSLAGTLTIPRGDGPFAAAILITGSGPQNRDEELLGHRPFLVIADHLTRQGIAVLRFDDRGVGASTGDFSTATSEDFAEDVRSGMDFLKRDPKIDAAKIGLIGHSEGGLIAPMVAAGRDDLAFIVLLAGPGVDGARIIQTQQSAMLQAAGESPEAVTANQQLIAAVLDLMKSDDDVTATAINAACKSVVEEIQDEDLRKKLDVPLGAMFSTPWMQYFIRYDPSTNLQRVQCPVLAVNGTKDMQVLADLNLDAIEGALTKGGNQNFKVVRLPNQNHLFQETDGSGATGDYATIEQTFSPKTLAVISEWIAQMTK, from the coding sequence GTGACCAACGAATTCGGCGCGGTGATTTCGCAAACGGCTCCTCTGGAGAAGAAAATGCACCTTCGATCGATCGCCCGCGCTACGTCGTTTGTGATGACCATCGTCATCGCGACAACCTTGGCAATCCCCATTGGCCTGGCACAAACCGACACCGCTCAGGTCGCGCCGGTTGCGGAACATATCGAGACATGGAAGGGCACGCTGAACCTGGGTGCCAAACTGGAACTCGGACTGAAGGTCTATCGCCAGAACGACGGAACACTGTCCGCCAAATTGGACAGCTACACGCAAAATGCGTTGGGCATCCCGGTAGAGTTCTCGCGGGATGGTGACAAGTACAAGGTTTCCAACAAAGCGTTGGGGCTGGAGTACGAAGCACAGCGAAGCGCGGACAAGTCGATGTTGAAAGGAGTATTCAAGCAGGGTCCCGTCACCACGGATTTGGAATTCGAAAAGACGGACTTGAACTACGAAGTGAAGCAGAACCGGCCACAGACTCCGACGACTCCGTATCCATACGATTCATCTGATGTCACCTTTGAAAACAAGAAGCACGATCTTTCGCTCGCTGGCACGTTGACGATTCCACGTGGCGACGGTCCCTTTGCGGCCGCCATCTTGATCACTGGGTCAGGCCCTCAAAACCGTGATGAAGAATTGCTGGGGCATCGACCATTCCTGGTCATTGCCGACCATTTGACTCGTCAGGGTATCGCGGTATTGCGATTCGATGATCGCGGAGTTGGTGCGTCCACAGGCGACTTTTCAACAGCGACGTCCGAAGATTTCGCCGAAGACGTTCGCTCGGGCATGGATTTCCTGAAGCGTGACCCCAAGATCGATGCGGCCAAGATCGGCCTGATCGGCCACAGCGAGGGAGGACTGATTGCACCGATGGTCGCGGCCGGGCGAGATGACCTAGCGTTCATCGTTCTGTTGGCTGGGCCGGGGGTCGATGGTGCCAGAATCATTCAGACGCAACAGTCAGCAATGCTGCAGGCGGCTGGTGAATCGCCCGAAGCGGTGACCGCGAATCAACAACTGATCGCCGCGGTTCTGGACCTGATGAAGTCGGACGATGACGTCACCGCCACCGCAATCAATGCCGCTTGCAAATCCGTGGTTGAAGAGATCCAGGACGAAGATCTGCGAAAGAAGTTGGACGTCCCGCTCGGGGCGATGTTTAGCACACCATGGATGCAGTACTTCATTCGGTACGACCCGTCCACGAATTTGCAGCGTGTCCAATGTCCGGTTCTTGCCGTCAACGGAACGAAGGACATGCAGGTGCTAGCGGATCTGAATCTTGATGCAATCGAAGGGGCGCTGACGAAAGGTGGAAACCAAAACTTCAAAGTTGTGCGTCTGCCCAACCAGAATCACTTGTTCCAAGAAACCGACGGATCCGGCGCAACAGGAGACTATGCGACGATCGAGCAGACGTTTTCGCCCAAGACGCTGGCGGTGATCAGCGAATGGATCGCCCAAATGACGAAGTGA
- the holA gene encoding DNA polymerase III subunit delta — MTLIHAFEMLPDPPTSVPDVVAVFGADATLRSWSMLALSACGDATQFDGETTKWSDLRDDLATASLFDMGGGKRTIMVRNADKFVSDHRPEIEKYLAKPGSASRLILDLESLASNTKIYKAILKDQMLVACGNTTDAKSGVTAATRRKFLTGYVAKRYKTKIDKTAADALHEMLGDEIGMMDTEIAKLALYIDPGGKIDEALVRDVVAGWQGKTVWQITDAIAAGDAAEAIRQLDKLLSGGQRAIALLPQIAWSLRRLGMATAIVEQRERSGRRIQLEDALASAGCRRPSEIQQAKKQLIGLGRGRARQLLPWLLDADLRLKGTHSAEGRDRFLLEQLVLKMAKTKA; from the coding sequence ATGACGCTGATCCACGCCTTCGAAATGTTGCCCGATCCGCCCACATCGGTGCCCGATGTGGTGGCGGTTTTTGGTGCCGATGCGACACTTCGGTCTTGGTCGATGCTGGCTTTATCGGCCTGCGGCGACGCGACCCAGTTCGATGGTGAAACGACCAAGTGGTCGGATTTGCGAGACGATTTGGCGACTGCGTCCCTGTTCGACATGGGCGGTGGCAAACGTACCATCATGGTCCGCAATGCGGACAAATTCGTCAGCGATCACCGTCCCGAGATCGAGAAGTACTTGGCCAAACCTGGGTCGGCTTCGCGATTGATCCTGGACCTGGAATCCTTGGCGTCAAATACGAAAATCTACAAAGCGATCCTGAAGGACCAGATGTTGGTCGCCTGTGGGAACACGACCGATGCCAAGTCGGGCGTGACCGCGGCGACCCGTCGAAAGTTCTTGACCGGTTACGTGGCCAAGCGTTACAAGACAAAGATCGACAAGACGGCCGCCGACGCTTTGCACGAAATGCTGGGCGACGAGATCGGGATGATGGATACCGAGATCGCCAAGCTGGCCTTGTACATCGATCCTGGCGGGAAAATCGACGAGGCGTTGGTGCGAGACGTTGTCGCCGGTTGGCAGGGGAAAACCGTTTGGCAAATCACGGACGCCATCGCAGCAGGCGACGCGGCCGAAGCCATCCGCCAACTGGACAAACTGCTTAGCGGTGGCCAACGCGCGATCGCCCTGTTGCCGCAAATCGCGTGGTCACTGCGCCGCTTGGGGATGGCCACTGCGATCGTCGAACAACGCGAACGATCCGGACGCCGCATTCAATTGGAAGACGCCTTGGCCTCGGCCGGCTGCCGTCGCCCCAGCGAGATCCAACAAGCCAAGAAACAGTTGATCGGTCTGGGCCGCGGTCGGGCCCGTCAATTGTTGCCCTGGTTGTTGGATGCTGACCTTCGATTGAAAGGGACGCACAGCGCCGAAGGACGCGACCGATTTCTGTTGGAACAACTGGTCCTGAAAATGGCCAAGACTAAAGCTTAG
- a CDS encoding PEP-CTERM sorting domain-containing protein, producing MPKNTSSLTALFLLFAWSTAQAGIYSGPTDTANSIDGAIAKDDSRIVQWANLIDASRTMFGPRGSTAINQTGGFNSLGDLDATEISNDDSPGFLTVMFPTGISDAAGHDFAIFENGFTLGSAGGVAGLFAEFAYVDVSTNGTDFARFSSVSLNAGALPGGFGTAFSGFDVTNVHNLAGKHAAGFGTPFDLAELASDPLVAAGLLDLNNIQYVRMFDIPGNGSYTDSLGNPIYDNWLTSGSGGFDFRLGEGLGVGVLNVAAVPEPSSLAALAILAGTTVYIRKRRQVTSRGNR from the coding sequence ATGCCTAAAAACACTTCTTCCCTAACCGCGTTGTTCCTGTTGTTTGCTTGGTCGACCGCGCAGGCCGGGATCTATTCCGGACCCACCGATACTGCGAATTCGATCGACGGGGCCATCGCAAAAGATGATTCGCGAATCGTTCAGTGGGCCAATCTGATTGACGCTTCGCGGACGATGTTTGGACCACGCGGCAGTACGGCCATCAATCAAACCGGTGGCTTCAACAGCCTCGGTGATCTGGATGCCACTGAAATCAGCAATGATGATTCACCCGGATTCTTGACCGTCATGTTTCCAACCGGGATTTCCGATGCCGCAGGCCATGATTTTGCCATTTTCGAAAATGGGTTCACGTTGGGCAGCGCTGGCGGCGTTGCCGGATTGTTCGCCGAATTTGCCTATGTCGACGTGTCGACCAACGGCACCGACTTCGCAAGGTTTTCGAGCGTTAGTTTGAATGCCGGAGCATTGCCGGGCGGATTTGGTACCGCGTTTTCCGGGTTCGATGTAACGAACGTCCACAACTTGGCTGGTAAGCATGCGGCGGGCTTCGGTACCCCGTTTGATCTGGCCGAACTAGCCAGCGATCCGTTGGTCGCGGCCGGGCTGCTGGATCTAAACAACATCCAATACGTTCGCATGTTCGACATCCCTGGCAACGGTTCGTACACCGATAGTCTTGGCAATCCGATCTACGACAACTGGTTGACGTCGGGAAGTGGCGGATTCGATTTTCGACTGGGCGAAGGGTTGGGCGTCGGAGTCCTGAACGTAGCCGCGGTGCCCGAGCCGAGCAGTTTGGCGGCGCTAGCAATTTTGGCCGGGACGACAGTGTACATCCGCAAACGACGACAAGTAACGTCGCGCGGGAACCGATGA